The stretch of DNA GTTACTTCACGTGGACCGTGACCGTCTGCGCCCAGTCCGGGCCGTCCGAGCGATGCGCGCCGTCCGCGAACTGCGCGGTCAGCGTGTGGTCGCCGGGCGGCAGCGGCACGTCCGCCTCGGTCTGTCCCTTGCCGTAGTGCAGCGACTTGTCGTTCGCGGGTACGACTTCGCCCTTCGGCAGCGGGCCGCTGTCGATCAGCAGATGATGATGGCCGGTGCCGGGCGTCGTGGTGCCGGCGGGCGCGACCGTCATCCCGTCGACGGCGAACTTCACGTGAACCGGGCTGCTGACCGTCGCGCCGTCCTTCGGCTCGACGAACGACACGCCGTCCGCGCGCGCGGCGCCCGCCGCCGCGAAAAGTCCGACGCATGCCGCCGCCGCGAGCCATCGGCGAGAAGTGCTGGGGGTCATCGTGTGCTCCTGGTTGTCGTTCTGGTTGGGCCGGGCGCGCCTCAGTCGATCACGCCCGGCCGCGCGCCGCCGCGACACGTCGTCCATCGGACGCGCGAAAAAAGCATACACCGCCCGTATGACGGCGCGCCGCGAACGCGCGCCGGCGTCCGCCCAGGCGGCACGGAGGATTTCCGGTAACATCGCGGGTCGCGTCGCACCGTCAAACGGGGACGCAACGACGGGTCTGAAGGGTTCGGGACGCCTGGTGCGATCAGCACGACGGGCGCCGGCACAAACGAAGGATGTGAGCTGTGAGTGAAGTGATCGAGTACAAGAGCTGGGTCTGCCTGATCTGCGGGTGGATCTACAACGAAGAAGAAGGGCTGCCGGATGAAGGGATCGCGCCGGGCACGCGCTTCGCGGACATTCCGGACGACTGGCGCTGCCCGCTGTGCGACGTGGGCAAGGCGGAGTTCGCGGTGGTCGAGTTCTAGGCGGGTTCTGGATTTCTGGCGCCGGCGGCGGTTCGCGGCGGTGTCATGCGTTTGCTATACTCTTGGCCCTGCGGCGCGATTCGATCCGATCACGCTGGCGAAGCGGCGCATCGAACGCCGCGCGACGCCGGCCCGGATGCCGAACCGCGACGGCTCCGCGCCATGACGGGTCACTTGGGAAACATGGCGGCTTCGCGGAGCGCGGCTGCGTTCTCGTTGTGGTATGTCTCCCCGTAGTTCAATGGATAGAACAAGTGCCTCCTAAGCGCTAGATGCAGGTTCGATTCCTGCCGGGGGGGCCATCCGCCTCTTTCCTGTCGTCAGCGCGAGAGTTTACGCGCGCACCCATCATCGCGAACTGCTTCGCGACAACATCACTGAAAGCCAGAGCGGTCAGTGCCGGCAGTAGCCGTCGCCGGTTCTTCGACCGGACTTACTCCGCCGGCATTCACCGAATCCGCTAACGCCTGCGTTGCCCGCCACCCGGACGGTGCGCGCGTGCGACGACTTCCAGTTCGCCCAGCTTCGACAACGAATGGCAATGCGCAATCCACGCTGCCGCGAGCAGCAACGCCTGCGTCATTGCGAAGACGGTGACCATCTGAAGATCGGACATGGCTGCCTCCATGAGTGAACGAGCCAAGAGTAGGCGACCAAAACCGGCGTGAAAGTTAACGATTGTTAAAGACGCTCGATTGGCTTTTCGTAGCGTTGCGACGTCGAAAACGTGGCGGTCTCGCGTGGCATCGTGCTAGATCCGGTTCCGCCGCGTGAACGGCGACAGAGTCGCTTCCTTTTCCCCGATGCCATCGCTCAACGGCTGCCCGTCTCATCGCACCGCCGATTCTCGCTGGCCGGAACAGCAATCCTGGCTTCAGTGACTCGACAGCCGCGACCGATTCGACGACCCGCCCGGTCAGCGCCTGACGCATGAAGCCACCACCGCTCCCCCCTGCAACTCCACATACAAAACCACAAGCCACCTGCGCGGACACCGCCGCGCCACCCTCACACCCGAGCGTAACGTCTCGACATACCCCGCATCGCAAGCCGCGCGATACGCGTACTTCGCATCCGACCGTATCCACACGCTCAGCACCGTGCAAAGCGCGAAGCTGAACAGCGTCGTCAACCCGAGCGCGGCGTCCGGATGATTCCGCTGCGCGACGAACGCAAACGCGGTCGTCAGTATCTGGTTCGCGAGCACGACGATGGCGACGATCTTCGTCAGCGCCCTTTTCCGCCCCACCTTCCCGCGTCGCGCAACCGTCGCCGCGCCGCGATTCCTGTCCGCCGTATCCAGCGCCACCCGCTCATCCATCTGTTCCCCCGGCAACCCGC from Paraburkholderia caballeronis encodes:
- a CDS encoding DUF4399 domain-containing protein, whose amino-acid sequence is MTPSTSRRWLAAAACVGLFAAAGAARADGVSFVEPKDGATVSSPVHVKFAVDGMTVAPAGTTTPGTGHHHLLIDSGPLPKGEVVPANDKSLHYGKGQTEADVPLPPGDHTLTAQFADGAHRSDGPDWAQTVTVHVK
- a CDS encoding rubredoxin, producing the protein MSEVIEYKSWVCLICGWIYNEEEGLPDEGIAPGTRFADIPDDWRCPLCDVGKAEFAVVEF